CCGCGCGGCGTCAGCTTGAGATCGGGAATGACGCTGAGGCCCAGAAAGCTGAGGGTGGTCAGGGCTTCGGGGAGCGGGCAGCCGCGCTGGTGCAGAGCTGATTGGATAGTGCGAACGAGGGCGGCGACTTCGGCGGGTGGCAAATTACTCATCAGGCCGCCGTAGGGCAGCGGCAAGCTCGCCACCACTTGCCCGCCGTCCACGACCACCACACCGCCGCCGAGCCGCTGAACTTCCAGTCCCGCCGCTTTTATATTGGCGTCACCACTTGGCCCCAAAGCTCCGGCGATGACCAGATGGTGCGCGTCGTGCAGCACGCTGAGGGCCACCGCGCCCCGCTGAAGCCCGATGCCGCTGGTCAGGGCGGCGCTGACGAGGCCGCGCCCGTAGCGGTCAGCCGTCACCAACTTGGTGTCGCCGCTGCCGGAAGGGGCGACATACGTTTCAATTTGGTCGGGCCGCACGCCAATCACAGGCCAGTCAGCAGGCACGCTGAGATCGGCCTCAGCCAGTCCCGCCACGTCAACGCCGCCGCCCAGCAGCGCAGGAGTAGTAACAGGCGCGTCCAAACTGGCGAGCGGCTGCCCGCCCAGCCAGCACTCGGCCACCTTAAAGTCTTGGAGGTCTTCAAACAGTACCAGATCAGCGCGGAAGCCTGCCGCCACCACGCCGACATCCATCAAATTCCAGTACTCGGCGGCGTTGCAAGTCGCCAAGCTCAGCGCGTAAAGGGGATCAATGCCGGAGGCGACCAGGCGGCGCAGTTGATGGTCCAAGTGGCCCTTTTCAAGGAGCCAGTCGGCGCTGATGTCGTCGCTGACCAGCAGGGCGCGGCGGGGTTGGCTGCGCAGCACGGGAATTAGGGCGTCCAAATTGCGGGCGGCGGAGCCTTCGCGCACCATCAACCACAGCCCGGCCCGCACCCGCTCGCGTGCCTCGGCCTCGGTGGTCGCTTCGTGGTCGGAGTGCATGCCCGCCGCCGCGTAAGCTTGCAGGGCGTCACCCGACAGGCCCGCCGCGTGGCCGTCGATGCGCCCACCCCGCGCCGCTTGCAGAATGGCCCAGACCTCGGAGTCAGCGCTCAAGACGCCTGGATAATTCATCATTTCGGCGAGGCCCAGCACGCCCGGCACTGCTAGGCCGCGTGCGATGTCGGCGGCTCCAAGCTGTGTGCCGCCCTCCTCAAACGAACTGGCAGGCACGCACGAAGGCTGCGAGCCCCACATCCTCAGACCACTTTTCTCGCCCGCTTCCAGCATCCAGCGCAGGCCCACTTCGCCCAGCACGTTGACAATTTCGTGCGGCTCGGCCACGACTCCGGTGGTGCCGCATGGCCGCACGGCGCGGGCAAAGCTGGCAGGTGTCAACATACTCGATTCGATGTGAATGTGGCCGTCAATCAGGCCCGGCGCGAGGTATTTTCCGCCCGCGTCCACAAGTTCTGGAGCCTGATAATCGGGGCCGATGGCGGCGACGTAACCGCCTGCTATCGCCACGTCACCGCTGAGCAGTTCGCGGGTCGTCACGCTGACGATCTGGGCGTTCCGGATGACCAGGTCGGCAGGTTCTTGGCGCAGCGCGACTCGCACGAGGCGCTGGCGCAGGGTGGTTTCGG
The sequence above is drawn from the Deinococcus detaillensis genome and encodes:
- a CDS encoding adenine deaminase; translation: MPDPSLSPSPETTLRQRLVRVALRQEPADLVIRNAQIVSVTTRELLSGDVAIAGGYVAAIGPDYQAPELVDAGGKYLAPGLIDGHIHIESSMLTPASFARAVRPCGTTGVVAEPHEIVNVLGEVGLRWMLEAGEKSGLRMWGSQPSCVPASSFEEGGTQLGAADIARGLAVPGVLGLAEMMNYPGVLSADSEVWAILQAARGGRIDGHAAGLSGDALQAYAAAGMHSDHEATTEAEARERVRAGLWLMVREGSAARNLDALIPVLRSQPRRALLVSDDISADWLLEKGHLDHQLRRLVASGIDPLYALSLATCNAAEYWNLMDVGVVAAGFRADLVLFEDLQDFKVAECWLGGQPLASLDAPVTTPALLGGGVDVAGLAEADLSVPADWPVIGVRPDQIETYVAPSGSGDTKLVTADRYGRGLVSAALTSGIGLQRGAVALSVLHDAHHLVIAGALGPSGDANIKAAGLEVQRLGGGVVVVDGGQVVASLPLPYGGLMSNLPPAEVAALVRTIQSALHQRGCPLPEALTTLSFLGLSVIPDLKLTPRGLLDVRAWKLVER